From Primulina huaijiensis isolate GDHJ02 chromosome 15, ASM1229523v2, whole genome shotgun sequence, one genomic window encodes:
- the LOC140959139 gene encoding U4/U6 small nuclear ribonucleoprotein PRP4-like protein — translation MDSDDKSTVSTSFTEASAPASDDEMVVSAMDTTSLRPAQPVIAPTILTPGFPPIAPIPVVPLPIPRSLAPLPARPTVIRPPLGQNGDSKASDSDSDQDESGYIRPPTGSNHEYEISEESRQVRERQEKVMQELLMKRHAAAMTVPTNDGAVRTRLRRLGEPITLFGEREMERRDRLRALMAKLDSEGQLEMLMKAHEDEEAAAMMAPSKPDEDIQYPFYTEGSQALLEARKEIAKYSIVKAALRLHRSRKKRDDPDEDLDAEIDWSLKQAEKLVLDSSEIGDDRPLSGCSISHDGKMLATCSLSGVAKLWTMPEVNKVSALKGHSERATDVAFSPINYQLATASADRTARLWNPEGAVLRIFEGHLDRLARIEFHPSGKYLGTASFDKTWRLWDVETGEELLLQEGHSRSVYGLSFHYDGSLAASCGLDSLARVWDLRSGRSILALEGHVKPVLGLSFSPNGYHLATGGEDNTCRIWDLRKRKSLYIIPAHSNLISQVKFEPQDGYFLVTASYDMTAKVWSSRDFKPVKTLSGHESKVTSLDIVGDGQCIATVSHDRTIKLWTSKESEKEKAMEVD, via the exons ATGGACTCTGATGACAAAAGTACAGTCTCTACTTCGTTTACTGAGGCTTCAGCTCCAGCTTCTGACGATGAAATGGTTGTTTCTGCAATGGATACAACTTCTCTTCGACCAGCACAACCGGTAATTGCACCCACCATCTTAACCCCGGGCTTTCCTCCTATCGCCCCAATACCTGTTGTGCCTCTCCCAATTCCTCGGTCATTAGCGCCACTGCCCGCCCGCCCTACTGTCATTAGACCGCCTTTAGGCCAGAATGGAGACTCAAAAGCTAGTGATTCAGATTCTGATCAAGATGAGTCTGGATATATTCGTCCTCCCACGGGATCAAATCAtgagtatgaaatctctgaagAAAGCAGGCAGGTTAGAGAGAGGCAAGAGAAAGTGATGCAGGAACTTTTGATGAAGCGTCACGCGGCTGCTATGACAGTTCCAACCAATGATGGAGCTGTTCGAACCCGACTCCGACGGCTTGGTGAACCTATAACTCTCTTTGGGGAAAGGGAGATGGAGAGACGTGACCGTTTGAGGGCACTTATGGCAAAACTTGATTCTGAAGGCCAGCTGGAAATGCTGATGAAAGCACATGAGGATGAAGAAGCTGCAGCCATGATGGCACCATCCAAACCAGATGAAGATATTCAGTATCCCTTTTACACCGAAGGTTCACAAGCACTTTTAGAGGCCCGTAAAGAAATTGCAAAATATTCGATAGTTAAAGCTGCTTTGCGCCTTCATCGTTCAAGGAAGAAAAGGGATGATCCTGACGAGGATTTGGATGCTGAGATAGATTGGTCTTTGAAACAGGCAGAAAAGTTGGTCTTGGATTCCAGTGAGATAGGTGATGATCGGCCTCTTTCTGGATGCTCAATTTCACACGACGGGAAGATGCTTGCCACCTG TTCTTTAAGTGGGGTTGCAAAGTTATGGACCATGCCCGAAGTGAATAAGGTTTCTGCACTAAAGGGCCACTCAGAAAGAGCTACAGATGTTGCATTCTCTCCAATAAACTATCAATTGGCTACCGCCTCTGCTGATAGGACCGCAAGATTATGGAATCCAGAGGGTGCAGTTCTGAGAATATTTGAAGGTCATTTGGATCGTCTTGCTCGTATCGAATTCCATCCATCTGGAAAGTACTTGGGCACAGCTAGTTTTGACAAAACTTGGAGATTATGGGATGTGGAGACTGGTGAGGAGTTGCTTCTTCAAGAAGGCCATAGCAGGAGTGTGTATGGATTGTCTTTTCACTATGATGGCTCATTAGCAGCATCTTGTGGACTGGATTCTCTTGCTCGAGTGTGGGACCTAAGGTCTGGGAGGAGCATTCTTGCTCTGGAAGGCCATGTCAAGCCA GTTCTTGGCCTCAGTTTTTCTCCCAACGGTTATCATTTAGCTACTGGTGGGGAAGATAACACATGCCGAATATGGGATCTGAGGAAAAGAAAATCTTTGTACATTATACCTGCTCATTCTAACCTTATTTCTCAAGTCAAATTTGAACCTCAGGATGGATACTTTTTAGTTACTGCTTCATATGACATGACTGCTAAG GTCTGGTCCTCGAGAGATTTCAAGCCTGTGAAGACTTTGTCTGGTCATGAATCAAAAGTCACCTCGCTTGATATTGTGGGAG ATGGACAGTGTATTGCGACTGTTTCACATGATCGAACTATCAAATTATGGACAAGTAAAGAAAGTGAGAAAGAGAAGGCAATGGAAGTTGACTGA
- the LOC140959140 gene encoding uncharacterized protein — translation MAEEDTAAARINGEYHSETSEYSSEDEGTEDYKRGGYHAVRIGDSFKNGRYVVQSKLGWGHFSTVWLAWDTSKSIYVALKVQKSAEHYTEAAMDEVTILKQIAEGDPEDDKCVVKLLDHFKHSGPNGQHVCMVFEYLGDNLLTLIKYADYRGVPLHMAKEICFHVLVGLDYLHRQLSIIHTDLKPENILLLSMIDPAKDPRKSGAPLVLPSSKSKIVPKLEPSNDQNSSYSGLTKNQKKKTRRKAKRAAQKCVGPEGSNRAELDDEASSPEASQLYGKSNGESVEEGRITSVAEAETNNGANVECKGTKVRKRGSRSERQKLLAEIDLKCKLVDFGNGCWTYKQFTSDIQTRQYRCPEVILGSKYSTSADIWSLACICFELATGDVLFDPHTGDNYDRDEDHLALMMELLGTMPRKVALGGRYSREFFNRFGDLRHIKRLKFWPLDKLLVEKYEFSEQNANEMADFLVQMLEFVPEKRPTAAQCLNHPWIIGRRRQLTPLSLKVIDNGGSDKKCENDEREAMEVRVGNIAIDVTSSEKDCDSKFKGKQWRSESETLLSM, via the exons ATGGCGGAGGAGGATACGGCGGCCGCGAGGATCAATGGCGAATACCATAGCGAGACCAGTGAGTACAGCTCGGAGGATGAGGGGACCGAGGATTACAAGCGCGGCGGCTATCACGCTGTGAGGATCGGCGATTCCTTCAAGAACGGTAGATACGTTGTTCAGAGCAAGCTTGGATGGGGACACTTCTCCACTGTGTGGCTGGCCTGGGACACTAGTAAATCT ATTTATGTAGCTCTGAAAGTTCAAAAGAGCGCTGAACATTACACAGAAGCTGCAATGGATGAGGTGACAATATTGAAACAGATAGCTGAAGGTGATCCAGAAGACGATAAATGTGTTGTGAAGCTTTTGGATCATTTCAAGCATTCAGGGCCAAATGGACAGCATGTGTGTATGGTTTTTGAGTATTTAGGAGACAACCTGTTGACACTGATTAAATATGCAGACTACAGAGGTGTTCCTCTTCACATGGCTAAAGAAATCTGCTTCCACGTTTTGGTGGGATTGGATTATCTTCATCGTCAGCTATCAATCATACATACAGATTTGAAGCCGGAGAACATACTACTCCTGTCTATGATAGATCCAGCTAAAGATCCGAGAAAGTCAGGTGCCCCTCTTGTTCTCCCATCCAGTAAAAGCAAGATTGTGCCGAAGCTTGAGCCTTCTAATGATCAGAATAGTTCGTATAGCGGCCTGACTAAGAACCAGAAaaagaaaactcgaagaaaagCCAAGCGAGCAGCTCAGAAATGCGTTGGGCCAGAAGGTTCCAATAGAGCCGAGCTTGATGATGAAGCAAGTAGTCCTGAAGCTTCTCAGCTGTATGGTAAGTCCAATGGAGAGTCTGTTGAAGAAGGAAGGATTACTTCAGTTGCAGAAGCAGAAACTAATAATGGAGCAAATGTTGAATGTAAAGGAACTAAGGTTCGTAAGAGAGGGAGTCGATCTGAGAGGCAGAAGCTCTTGGCTGAGATTGACCTAAAGTGCAAGttagttgattttggaaatggaTGTTGGACATACAAACAATTCACAAGTGACATTCAGACGAGGCAATATAGATGTCCAGAGGTTATTTTAGGTTCTAAGTACTCAACATCAGCTGATATATGGTCACTTgcttgtatttgctttgaactGGCAACTGGTGATGTTTTATTTGATCCACATACCGGTGATAATTATGATCGTGATGAG GATCATTTGGCCTTGATGATGGAGCTTCTTGGAACGATGCCACGCAAG GTTGCCTTAGGCGGGCGTTACTCACGTGAATTCTTTAACAGATTTGGAGATCTGAGACATATTAAAAGGTTAAAATTTTGGCCTCTTGATAAGTTGCTCGTGGAAAAATACGAGTTCTCTGAACAGAATGCGAATGAGATGGCAGATTTTCTTGTCCAGATGTTAGAATTTGTGCCTGAGAAAAGACCAACTGCGGCACAATGCCTTAATCATCCATGGATTATAGGACGGCGGCGACAGCTTACGCCTCTGTCTTTAAAGGTGATTGACAATGGTGGTTCTGACAAGAAATGTGAGAATGATGAAAGGGAAGCAATGGAGGTCAGAGTCGGAAACATTGCTATCGATGTAACTTCTTCTGAGAAAGACTGTGATTCCAAGTTTAAAGGGAAGCAATGGAGATCAGAATCGGAAACATTGTTATCTATGTAA